Genomic DNA from Armatimonadota bacterium:
CTGTCGAAACGCAGCGCTTTCCTGAAGGTACGACCCGGGAGCCGGGAGAACGCGTGATGTCCGATCAGTGGCTGCGAGGGCCCCTCACGACTCAGCCGCGCGTGGTGAAATGGCCGGCGTCTACGCGTCAGTCAGAGTGCATTGGTTTCGATCAAAGCAACACGGACGTCGCTTTCCGGCCTTCAGCCTCGAGCAGATACTGTCAACTCGTCGCTTACGCGTTGCGACCTGCTTGGCAGCCCCTATCCAGCGAATCCAGTCCCAACGTGCCATCGGCGTAATATCCGTCCAATGGGCATGTGCTTCCGGGTCAGCTGAGAGAGCTTTGCTTAAGTCCGCCGGCACCTTGGGTTCAGGCCAGTCCTTCGTTGGTTCAATCGCCGCCACTACCGCATCACCCGCATCCGCACCGGCAGCATCAAGGACGGTTTCGTTGACTTTGAACCAATGACTTCCCTGTCCATCGGGCTCAAGCACAGCCTGGAAGGGGACGTCATTAATGGTCCCCTTGACCAGATTCATTCCTCGCGATGGAAGATGCGCGCTTGAGTCCTTAGGCAGCACAAGAAGGACTCCGGAGCCGGTCCAATCGCTCTCTTCAGACCGGACCAGCATTGCTTGAAAGTGGATCGGGGGCATACTTCGAGTTCCTTGATTCCTCTGGATGGCACTTGCTTTGCCAACCTTCGTCTACACCTGGTACTTTAACCCAAGTATCGCCGGTTGTGTTCGGCCTCCTGGGGCCAGGGACAGCAGTGAATTCAGCTCCGGCTAGGCCACGGCGGCAACCCGCCAAACTAGACTGCAAGGAACCGCCATGGTAGCGCGGTCTGCCGAACACTGTTACTTCATGGCTAGGGGCGAGCCGGAGATCTCAGGGCCGCCTGTTACTCCATGCGTGACAGACCGCGACGGACATCGCTATAAGTATCCTTATGTCAATCATCGATGATTACCTTGCGACGGTCCCTCCTGCCGAAAAGGCCGAGTTCCAGCGGATCCGCGGCATCGTCAAGCGCCTGGTTCCTTCCGTCGAGGAAGGGGTCAGCTACGGAATGCCCGCGTACCTGTACAACGGAAAACCGGTGCTGAGCGCCATCGCCAACAAACGTTTCCTCAGCATTTACCCGTTCAGCGGCAAGGTCATCGATAGGCTTAAAGAGAAACTGACCGGCTTTGAATGCACCAGCGGCAGCGTCCATTTCACAGTGGAACGCCCTGTCCCTGAAGCTCTCCTCGAGGAGATCATCGCCTGCCGCCTTCAGGAGATTGATGCACCCAAACGCAAATCCTGACCCCTCTGGTGGATGCCTTCGGAACCAGCCTCCTTCCAAAGGGGGGCTGGTTCCACCGGCGTCATTCGCGGAAAGTAATATTCTCGGCCGACACCGTCAAAGGCGCCGGAATTGCGGCAGCAGCGCTTGAAAGCGCCGTCCCGAGCCGCATGGACAGGGATCGTAATCGCCGAGCTTCTCCAACAACTCCTTGTCCCCGTGAACGATTCGCGTGCCTCGGCCCACAGCCGTCTCAGACGGATATCCGCGCCGGCGCTTGCTCATCGGCCGGAAACGAGTTCTCTTCTTCGGTGTGACGTATCTGCGTATCCTCCGTTCTGTGTTCATCGTCCTGTATATCGCCTCAAAGCCGCCCAGCGCTAATGCTCTGAAAATCGGAACTGAATCCCGAATCCCCCCACCCGATCCCCGACACCATCCACCCCGACACCCGCCACCCGACACTTGAATCCTGGATGCTGAATGCCGGATGCTGGATGCTGCCCCCGCCCCCTACCGCTCCTCACCCGTCACCGAATCGTAATAGTACGACTGAACGTAGTTAACCATATCTGCATCCCGCAAGAACACATCGTCCTTCGGCGGAACGTACCCGCACGTCTGGCTCACCCATCGCAATGCTTCCGCATGCCGGTCTAGAGCCTTCTCCCCGCGCAGATTGAACGCCCATAGTGGCGCCGCCTCCTGATAATTCGGCGTCCAGTAGCTCCGTGGACAGAGATCGCCACCCGACCGAACCAGCCAGCCCCGCGCATCCCACCGTCGGATATACTGCTCCACCACGCTCCGCCTGAGGCCAAGGTCCTCCGCAATCCGCGGTCCCTGCAACGGCCCCCAGAAGACGATGTGCCGCGCCGTCGCCATAGCGACAGGACGAAGCAGCGACGCCTCCGCGTGATCCCGTACCACATCCCATGGCAAGACGTCATACTGACCCTCGAACCCGCTGTCCGGCCACATATAGTGCTCCATCGACGCAATCCGCCGCGTGACCCACCCATACCGCCACAGCCATTTCCGGCCCGTCTCCGTCGCCTCCCACTCCATCGCGTAACAACCGCCCGATTTCGACCGGGAACGCGCCGACTTGATCGCCGCCGCCCGCGGAGTCACCAGCCACGTCGCCTTCATCCCCCAAAGCGCCGCCCAAACCGATACCCGCGATACCCCTAGCGCCGCCGCCAGCGCCGGAGCGCGCTGTGCGCCGCGAACGCACAGATAACTCATCATCCGCAACCGCATGATGCTCGTCAACGAAACCCACACCGTGTAATCCGCGCACCCATCATCGTAACTCGGCGACCGCCCAACGCCCCCACCCGCCCGGAGCTGAATCGGACCCTCGCCCCGTGAACCTCGCCCCTCCCGCCTGCTGTTGGTCATCATTTCGCAAACCCTCCTACTTACTAGCCCGCGAAACCCCCCTTTTGTCTGAACTATTTTTCAGGGGAGCCGGGAGACAGGTATCGGGTACCAAAGCCTCGTAGTCCGCACGGGCGGCCTGGTCTTGAGTCGCCGAAGGGCGACTTTGTGCCCTTGTAGCCGTGGCTTCAGCCGCCGTGATCAGGGCATGGCGTTAGGCGGGTCATCCCTCGCTCCCCTGGGGCGAGCGCTGGTGTGAGGGCCTCTTTTCCCCGCCCCCGCGGCCTGGTCTTGAGTCGCCGAAGGGCGACTTTGTGCACTTCATAGCCGCGAATTCATTCGCCGGGAAGAGGCTGCTCGAACACTCCGCCGTTGCCGTCAACTCAGTACACAATCCAAATGAAGGGATTGCGGCGCATGAGAGTCAGATCATGTGGCAAGCCGCCTGCGACAGGCAGTGAGGGTGTCGCGAGCGGAATCGGACCGATCGAAACCCGCGGCGTAAGGACAAAGGTGCTGATGAACCGAAACTGGAAGATTCCCGGATGGGTGTTGATACCTCTACTCGCCTCCTCTCTGCCGGCTCCGGCGGCCGCCGCAACCGTCCGCGAACGTCTGGTCCAGGCCGCCGCGGGCTCACGGGACCTGTTCGGTAAATCGGCGGAGCTTTCCGATGAAGACGCGAAGATGCGCGCCATGGAGCCGGAGGTTCCCGAGGACCGAGAGGCCGGCTCACCGCCAAAGTATGCGAGAGCCCCCGAGGTCGCGGCCTACACAAAGCTGCGGCCATGGTCCGTAGCCTACCGTCGGCCATACGGGGCTGGCTGGCCTGTGGTAGACGTCAAAGAGTGGCCTGCCGTTTCGGATGCCGGTAGTCTGCGAAAGCTGTTGGGAGACCCGGACGGCGTGGTGCGGAGCCTGGCTGTAGAGGCATTGGGATCGCTGTACCAGCCGGAAGACGTCCCGCGTATTGCCGCGCTCCTGGACGACCAGGCAGCGGGAGCGATTGTGCTGGGTTGGAGCATGCCTGGTAGCGTAGTCTACACGCCTATCTGGGGGGAAAACCCGGTGGTTCCAGAACGATCGTGGCACGAGCGGACCGTGTCAACGTATGCGCGTGAAGCCCTCAAGATCATGACGGGGCATCGTTTTGACGGCAGATACCCCTCGCGGGTCACGTTCACCGAATGGTGGAAGACCCATAACCTGGGCTACTCCGCTCTGTGGTACTGGCAACAGCGGTTGAATCGGGAGGCAAGCGCCCGTCCGGTGCTGGTGCGGGCTGCCGATGAAACGGAAATGGCATTCTGGGATCGCAGCCGGACGGCAGCAAGGGCTTACGAGGCGGCACTGCACAAGGTCACTGTCGCGGAACTCCGAAAACAGCCGGCGGATGTACAGTGGAAAGTGTTCCTTCTCACGATCAATGTCTCTGGCGGCTGGAATGAGGATGGGAGCATGCCGCCTAACTCGTTGTTCCCTGATGGCTTGAGTATCCCCCTCAAGCCGGCGCGCCTGAAGGAACTGATAGCCGGCACAAACCTGTGGTCCGAGGTGGCGGATGTCGAGGGCGGTCGATGCCTGATGCTGGAGCGCCTTGCCCTGTGCGCGGATCAGATCGTCCGGGGATACGCCGAGCCGATGGCGTTCAAGCGTGCGCTGGCGAAGGCGCTGGAGAAGGAGGATTCGCACTCGTGGAACCGTCCTGTACTGGTCTCCAGGCTTCTGCTGCCGGCTCCGAAAGGCCGGATCAACGACCCGGAGTTCCGGGAAGGATATCTTCGGAAAGCGCTCGCGGATGAGAACGAGATCGTTCCGCTT
This window encodes:
- a CDS encoding YdeI/OmpD-associated family protein, which produces MPPIHFQAMLVRSEESDWTGSGVLLVLPKDSSAHLPSRGMNLVKGTINDVPFQAVLEPDGQGSHWFKVNETVLDAAGADAGDAVVAAIEPTKDWPEPKVPADLSKALSADPEAHAHWTDITPMARWDWIRWIGAAKQVATRKRRVDSICSRLKAGKRRPCCFDRNQCTLTDA
- a CDS encoding DUF1801 domain-containing protein, encoding MSIIDDYLATVPPAEKAEFQRIRGIVKRLVPSVEEGVSYGMPAYLYNGKPVLSAIANKRFLSIYPFSGKVIDRLKEKLTGFECTSGSVHFTVERPVPEALLEEIIACRLQEIDAPKRKS
- a CDS encoding SEC-C metal-binding domain-containing protein gives rise to the protein MNTERRIRRYVTPKKRTRFRPMSKRRRGYPSETAVGRGTRIVHGDKELLEKLGDYDPCPCGSGRRFQALLPQFRRL
- a CDS encoding HEAT repeat domain-containing protein, with translation MRVRSCGKPPATGSEGVASGIGPIETRGVRTKVLMNRNWKIPGWVLIPLLASSLPAPAAAATVRERLVQAAAGSRDLFGKSAELSDEDAKMRAMEPEVPEDREAGSPPKYARAPEVAAYTKLRPWSVAYRRPYGAGWPVVDVKEWPAVSDAGSLRKLLGDPDGVVRSLAVEALGSLYQPEDVPRIAALLDDQAAGAIVLGWSMPGSVVYTPIWGENPVVPERSWHERTVSTYAREALKIMTGHRFDGRYPSRVTFTEWWKTHNLGYSALWYWQQRLNREASARPVLVRAADETEMAFWDRSRTAARAYEAALHKVTVAELRKQPADVQWKVFLLTINVSGGWNEDGSMPPNSLFPDGLSIPLKPARLKELIAGTNLWSEVADVEGGRCLMLERLALCADQIVRGYAEPMAFKRALAKALEKEDSHSWNRPVLVSRLLLPAPKGRINDPEFREGYLRKALADENEIVPLEKIGGPRAIAPEHIGYFREQVAAEMVRGNLKVAYPQFLYHSR